ACTGTCTGACCGTCGCTGAGCTGAATCTGATGTGGGCGCCAGAGGCAACCAACCGGATCACGCGCTGGAATCAGATTCGCGCCGAATGGCCCGCTGAGCCTTTGCATCTCTACGGTGCCGGTGTTGACTCCGGAACCTATGACTACTTCACCTCGGCAATTGTTGGCGCAGAGGGAGTGAGTAGAAGCGACTATACTGCCAGCGAAGACGATTATCTCCTGGCCCAGGATGTTGCCGCCGACCGGCTGGGTTTGGGCTTTTTTGGCTATGCCTATTACGCTGAATATGCCGATCAATTACGTGCGGTCGCCATCGATAATGGTCAGGGCTGTGTTGCGCCAACAGTTAAAACAATTGTTGATGGAAGCTATCAACCGCTCTCGCGCCCAATCTTTATCTATGTGCGCGCCGACAGTCTAAATCGACCAGAGATTGCAGCATTTGTCAGATTCTACGTACAAAATGGTGCCATGTTTGCTGAGCAAGCCCTGTACGTTCCCCTACCGGAAACTGTCTATCAGCTTGCCTTACAGCGGGTGGAGCGACGGATCACCGGTTCCGTCTTTTCCGGCGGGTCGCAGGTCGGTCTATCAATCGAGCAACTGTTGCAACTAGAGGATCGCTAGCGATGCGCTTTCCGATTCGCGTAAAGTTGTTGGGAGCACTGGCCATCGACCTCCTGTTGATGATGATCCTTGGCGTCTTTGCCATGCATCAGATGGCCGTCATGAATGAACGTGCCGTCTTCATTGAACGTCACACAATCCCATCGCTCGACACGGTTGGCGATATGACAGCAGCGATCAATCGCTATCGTGCTCGCCAGCTCGAATTTCTGATTTATACCAACAACGGCGACCGTGCCCGCATCCTTGATCAGATGCGTGTGATTGAAACCGAAATGGCCGGCTACGTGCAGGCGTACCGTGCCCTAGTTGACTCCGAGAGCGAACGTCGTCAATTAAATGCTGTTGAAGCAGCCTGGCACGAGGTGGTGCGCGCCAATCACGAACGCTTCATTCCGGCTGTACGCCTGGTGAGCGATGGCAGTGTGCAGCCTTTCTATTCACGCATGAACCCCGTTTACGCCACGCTTGATCGGGAAATGAACCTTCTGGTGCAAGAGAATCAGCAACAGGCACGGGCATCACTCGATGTTGTCGCCAGCAGTTATGCGACTGCGCGTACCTTCATCTTGTTCGATACAGCGGTTGCGATTATCATCTCGGCGGCGATTGGCTTGTTCCTGTCTGCCCGCATTGCACGTCGGTTGCGACGACTGGCCCATGCTTCTAATCGCGTAGCCGCCGGTGACTTTGTCGGTTCCATCAATGAGCGGACTCGTGATGAGATTGGCGATCTGGCCCGCGCATTCGATCAGATGTTGAGCAGCCTGCGGGCACAACGTGCCGAACTGGAAGAACGCAACCGCGCACTGCAAGAGAGTCTCTCGCGTCAGGCGCAGTTGATGGAAGAGATTGTGCGTGGCAAACAGGCCGAAGCTGAAGCAGAACGGGCGCGCGCTGCCGCAGAGGCCGCCAGTCAGGCCAAGAGCGCCTTTTTGGCGACAATGAGCC
This genomic window from Chloroflexus aurantiacus J-10-fl contains:
- a CDS encoding PstS family phosphate ABC transporter substrate-binding protein; the protein is MRLLRIIYFSLITLLLVACGTGLSPTAQPEATPSPTSEAPLLSPTAALRLPDTDLARLAGEIKIDGSSTVFPITERVAVAFGDLAPDVTIRLGVSGTGGGFTRFCAGETDISNASRPIKQKEIDACAASGITFIELPVAFDGLSVVVHPQNTWVDCLTVAELNLMWAPEATNRITRWNQIRAEWPAEPLHLYGAGVDSGTYDYFTSAIVGAEGVSRSDYTASEDDYLLAQDVAADRLGLGFFGYAYYAEYADQLRAVAIDNGQGCVAPTVKTIVDGSYQPLSRPIFIYVRADSLNRPEIAAFVRFYVQNGAMFAEQALYVPLPETVYQLALQRVERRITGSVFSGGSQVGLSIEQLLQLEDR
- a CDS encoding sensor histidine kinase, which translates into the protein MRFPIRVKLLGALAIDLLLMMILGVFAMHQMAVMNERAVFIERHTIPSLDTVGDMTAAINRYRARQLEFLIYTNNGDRARILDQMRVIETEMAGYVQAYRALVDSESERRQLNAVEAAWHEVVRANHERFIPAVRLVSDGSVQPFYSRMNPVYATLDREMNLLVQENQQQARASLDVVASSYATARTFILFDTAVAIIISAAIGLFLSARIARRLRRLAHASNRVAAGDFVGSINERTRDEIGDLARAFDQMLSSLRAQRAELEERNRALQESLSRQAQLMEEIVRGKQAEAEAERARAAAEAASQAKSAFLATMSHELRTPLNAILGYAQLLHLSNAVSEPHADYLERILSSGRHLLTLISDVLDFARIEQGALELEYRQVAIAPLVEDVATMTLPLAQRNHNQVITCYPADIGSIETDDRRLRQVLINLLGNAAKFTERGTIRLNVVREQRHGIDGIRFDVIDTGIGIPRDKQDKLFKPFSQIDESVTRRYEGTGLGLALSKQIVLALGGTIDVESDFGVGSTFTVWLPTAPLAAADSTSLPSQPHLIGEPA